atttttttgaattttaagttgtattttttttatattgtaattttattttatttttaatgaagtgtgttttttaattgaatttggttggaaataaaaataaaaaatgaaattgaatgaatagtaatttaagggacggttaagggacggaaggttgcaggttccgtcccttagttaagggatggagtaaaaaagtacagtggggcctgcgaatagtaatttaagggacggttaagggacagtatagtgacagcgttgtggatggcctgatTGATATTCTAGGGTACattgaatataaatattaatatttgatttTGGATGCTCTGAAGTTTAGGTTGATTTGATCATTCTAGACTTTGGATTTCGGCCGACGAATCATAAAATAGGACCATTCAATTCAAAGAGATGTATATTTGTCAAGGGTAATTCTGTCATTTTCCATCTTACATAAATATTACTCTCACAATTATCAAATCTATAAAACAACACTATAAAAACTTTATCCATACATTATCATACTTTTGGCCCAAAAATTTTATCCCAACTTAACAATCATGTTATATCCCATCCACGATACAAAACGAGTCCTTAAGCTTTTACCGTTGTTGAGGATTTGTTTTAGCTTATACCAATTGTTAACTCTATCGGATTGTTCATTCTTAATTTATTACGATAGTAAaagtataataattaaaattactgcattttttatgttttcgAGGTCATCGATGGCCTTGTTGATCTCTTCAAGTTGTTCATCGATTCCTCCATCTTCAAGAAACCAACAGGTGtataatttttgtttcataaacaACCTATTAATTGGCCAAATATTTAGACTCTCCAACTTGGACCACAAATCGACATCATATTTCTCTTTGGCCACTTCACGAAGTACTTTATCTCCTAGGCAGAGGATGATCTCGCTATGCACTCGATCAAGCATTTCCTAGTTCTTCAACACTGCTTTCCCATCGGTTGCAGTACCAGCCTTTTCATCTGATGCCGGTTTCAAGGCTCCCACCAAACCCTGCTGCACAAGAATTGCCTTCATCTTGTTTCGCCACAAGCTTAAGTCGTTGCGGCCTGTGAACTTGTCCTCCATTGCCCCGATTCCCACAGACTACGCCAGTTGTTAAGATTTGAACTCGCACAAACGAACAACCAAGAAGCGATGAGTGTAAAGCACACCGAAGAATTGCGTGTTTGATCAATGTGATCTATACCCGCGGACAACAAtgtaagaatatttatattcttatgtgACCTATGTATCTATTGGTTTAAAATTAAAGTTCaagttcataatattaaaagctAAGAGGGATTCTAATATTAAAGATGACaccgtgatggatcggtttcaattaaagaattagaatcgggtgtattgataaccctcctCTCTTGCctcttaattataataatatataaatgtgtagTATATGTGTGAAGATGTACACGAAATgatatacaaatatatatatggatttattatatatattacattaatGTATATGTTACGTGCATAAAGAATGTGATGTGACAgtaatatatatacacattaaATTGTATTGATTTATGTGCATGATGGTTATATATATTGAATTGTAATGCCTTATGCGTATATATGCATAAGTAAATAAATTCAATGGACGGTTGTTATTAAATTAATGGTAGTTACTGATGCGAATTGACACACCTTTTGGGAAAGAAATCGGTTGGTCAATTTTGAAGTAATAAATGAATAGTCACATCCATTCCCATGCAGTACGTGTGCATCTATAAAAGGCCTCATGCAGGCAGATGAAAAATACACTCAAAGCAATTTGCATACTCTCGACAATTGTTTATACACATATATTCTTAcagtatttatatatttaaagttttgattctttatttcatcaaaagAATCATCAAAGCTTGAGGCCAAGGAGAGGATAAACATCAATAGCAGCTTAAGGGGAAACATCAAATAGTGGATCCAACCCTACATCAAATTAATAAGCATGGACGGAGGTTGGTGATTCTATCCCCACTTTATAGTATAAAtgttatggttgaattaattcaaatctagaATTAGATTTCATTATCGAAATCATTAAAGTTGAGATATGGCTGACAGTtcttggtatcagagccaatctaGATTTGGTTAATTCACCATTTATGTGTTTTTAAAATCGAAATTTAAATGGTCTTAATTTTCGATTTTGGTTAAATTTGCTTCCGCTTATGCGTTGGGTATTGTTTTATGAAATGATAAAACAATATAATGTTTTCTACCCATTAAAGATTTcaatatttaaatgatatatgACTTGTTAATCACCAAAGTGGTCTTGTTATATTGCATTTAATTATTGAGCATGATGAATGTTAGTTAATTGATCATGATTAAAGAGATGCTATAAATGACATTAAAGTTTGATTgatcaattatattattatttatatacttgGAGATCACCCAAAGGTGGATCATTGTATACATTTAATAATACGAAAGGGATTAATCATGTCTACTATGTGTCTTATGTTGTATGTATACCCAAAGGCAACATGcttatttgattaattattaaagaATTTTTTTAGGATCGTTGAAAGTATGTGTATTTTAAGTATTGTCCAAAGGTTACTTGAATGCATGTTATTTAAAGTATTACAGTTATCTGAATCGGTGTTTAAAGTTCAAAGCACTAATTGTAAGCATGTATAAATGTTGCAGCTTCGTCTAATATATATGCATCTGCAAACTCTGTCGTAAAGTTCAATGGGCAGAACTATGGTGAATGGTCAGAACAGATCCGGTTTTCACTAGGTGTTATGTCACTTGACCATGCCATACTTACGGAAGATGAGCCTGCAGCCATTACAGAAGAAAGCTCCGAAACGGACAAGTCTCGATATGAGACTTGGGAGCGCTCTAACAGGCTAAGTCTCAATCTTATGAGGATGACGATGGCAGAAAGTTTTAAGCCATCTATGCCTAAGACAGAGAGTGCAAGGGAATTCATAGAAAAGATAAAGGAGTGTTCACAATCGGAATTGGCCGACAAGTCAATTGTAGGGAGCCTAATGAGTGAGCTCACTACAAGAAAGTTTGACTGGTCCCAACCTATTCACGATCATGTAACACACATGTCAAACTTGGCAGCAAGGCTCTCTACCTTGGGAATGGAGGTTCACGAATAGTTCTTGGTTCAATTCATCATAAACTCTCTTCCTAATGAATTTGGCCAGTTCCAGGTGAATTATAACACCATAAAAGATAAATAGGACCTTAAAGAGCTAAAGGCCATGTTAGTACAAGAGGAAGGGAGACTAAAGAAGATGGGTGTCCAAGTTGTGAATCTAATGGGTCATGGAGGAGCAAGCACCAGTAAGGGAAAGACAAGTAAAAATGACAAACGTAAAGATTCTTCTTTACCTAAAGGCCCCGAAAAGAAGATTCAGAAGGAAAGGAAGTGTTTCTTCTGTAGAGAAACGGGACACTTCAAGAAGGATTGTCTGAAAAGAAAGGCATGGTTTGAATCGAATCTTAATGAAGTGCCTAATAATACTTGGTGGTTAGATTCTGGTGCTACTACTCATGTGTCTCACATTGAACAGGGATTCAGTACGATCCAGCCTATAAAAGGAAGTGAACAATACTTGTTCATGGGAAACAGGATGAAGGCACAAATTAAAGGCGTCGGGACCTACAGATTGATCTTAGACACATGATGTTATATAGATCTTAAGGAATGTCTCTATGTACCAGATTGTGCTAGAAATCTTATATCTGTTAGTCGGTTGGATAGATTAGGTTTTAAAATCAAGTTTGTAAATAGTGTATTCACATTGTACAGAAATGATTACTTCTATGGAAGTGGTACTTTGTTTGATTCACTCTATAGTGTCAATCTTGATGCAAAGTTTTCTGAATCCTTGTTTAATATTGAAAGTAGAGGCATAAAACGTAGTATGTCAAGTGAATGTTCGGCATACTTGTGGCATCAAAGACTAGGTCACATATCCAAAGGAAGGATAATGAGGTTGGTAAAGAATGAAATTCTTCATTCATTGGATTTTAGTGATCTAGATATGTGTATAGATTGCATAAAGGGGAAGGAAACTAAACACATAGTAAAGAAATCAGCCACAAGGAGTTCTCAACTTTTTGAGTTAATTCATACTGATATATGTGGTCCTTTTGATGCACCTTCGTGGGATGGtagaaattattttatcacctttattgatgatttctcacGGTATGGTTATATATATCTATTGTGTGAAAAGGCTGAATCGGTGAATGTCTTAAAGATATTCATAGATGAAGTGGAAAGACAATTGGATAGAAAAGTTAAGGTTGTGAGATCAGATAGATGTGGTGAATTCTACGGAAAATTTAATGAGTCTGGACAATGTCCGGGCCCATTTGCAAAGTACCTCGAAAGTAAGGGCATTTGTGCACAGTATACAATGCCCGACACTCCGCAACAGAATGGTGTAGCGGAAAGGCAGAATTGTACTCTTTTGGATATGGTTAGATGCATGTTAAGTGGATGTAATTTGCCTCTTTCGTTATGGATTTATGCATTAAAGACTGCAACGTATATGCTTAATCGGATTCCTAGTAAGGCAGTTCCAAAGACCCCTTTTGAACTGTGGACGGGAAGGAAACCGAGTTTACGACATATATGTATTTGGGGTTGCCCTGCAGAAGTAAAGTTGTATAATCCACATGAAAAGAAGCTGAATTTAAAGACGGTCAGTGGATTCTTCATTGGCTATCCAGATAAGTCAAAGGGATATACATTCTATTGTCCTAACCATAGTACGAGAATAGTTGAGACGGGAAATGCTAGGTTCATTGAAAACAATGAAACTAGTGGGAGTGGTGAACCTCGTAAAGTGGACTTTAATGAAATTCAAGACAAAGTTGTTCATCCACCTATTGTTGCACCTAAAGTTGTTGTTCATATTGAACAACATGAAGTGCATAACCCACTTgttgagattgaagatgaaccagtcataattcaagaacaGAATAACGAACCAATAGAACCTTTAAGGCGATCAGTGGCCATATCGGATGACTATGTGGTATATTCTGTTGAAAGTGAATGTGACTTGAGCATTGATGAAGACCCAATCTCATTCCAACAAGCCATGGAAAGTAACAATTCTGAAAATTGGTTAAATGCAGCAAGGGAAGAGATGAAATCTATGGGCGATAACAATGTTTGGGACTTAGTAGAATTGCCTACAGGTTTTAAAGCCATTGGTTGTAAATGGATCTTTAAAACAAAACGTGATTCGAAAGGTGACATTGAAAGGTACAAGGCTCGCCTTGTTGCCAAAGGTTTCACTCAAAAGGATGGCATTGACTACAAAGAAACCTTCTCTCCAGTTTCAAagaaggattctttaagaattgtGTTGGCTTTGGTGGCTCATTATGATTTAGagcttcaccaaatggatgtaaagacggccTTCCTAAATTGAGTATTTGAAGAGGAGGTATACATGAAACAGCCCAAAGGATTTATGATAGAAGGAAAAGAAGGTTTAGTATGTAAGTTGAGAAAGTCAATATATGGACTCAAACAAGCTTCTAGACAATGGTATATAAAGTTCAATGATATCATTGTGTCATATGGTTTTGCAGAAATCATCGTTGATCGATGTATCTATATTAAAATCAGTGGGAGCAAGTTTATTATATTAGtcctatatgttgatgacattttGCTAGCCACAAATGACATGAGTCTATTACATGATGTAAAGAAATATCTATCTTTGAACTTCgaaatgaaggatatgggtGAGGCATCTTATGTGATCGGAATAGAGATATTCCGGGATAAATCACAAGGATTGTTAAGCTCGTCTCAGAAAGGTTATATAAATAAAGTATTAGAGAGATATAGAATGGAAAAATGCTCTGCAGGAATTGCTCCAATTCAGAAGGGAGACAAGTTTAGTAAAATTCAATGTCCGAAAAATGAATTGGAGcgtaaggaaatggaaagaattcCATATGCATCAGTGGTTGGGAGTTTGAACTATGTTCAAACATGTACGCGACCGGATATCACCTCTGCGGTTGGTATGTTGGGTCGATATCAAAGTAATCCCAGAATGGATCACTGGAAGGCTGCAAAGAAAGTCCTCAGGTACTTACAAGGTACCAAAGAGCACATGCTTACATATAGAAAATCCGATCATCTCGAGGTAATTGTATATTCAGATTCAGACTATGCCGGATGCGTTGATAGTAGAAAGTCAACGTTTGGCTATTTGTTCCTTTTAGCCGAGGGAGTAGTATCATGGAAAAGTGGAAAGCAGTCTGTCATTGCTACTTCCACTATGGAGGCCGAATTTGTTGCATGCTTTGAGGCCACTGTTCACGGATTGTGGTTGCGGAACTTTATTTCGGGGCTTAAAATTGTCGACTCTATAGCTAGGCCGCAGCTGTCTTCTTTTCAAAGAATGATAAGTACTCGAAAGGGGCTAAACACATGGAGTTAAAATACTTATCTGTTAAAGAAGAAGTACAGAAACAAAGAGTGTTCTTTGAGCATATTAGGACGGATATGATggtagcggatccgttaactaAAGGACTACCACCCAAAATGTTTATTGGCCATGTAGAGCGTATGGGTATTATAGATAAAGCCTTGCTATTTTAGTTGTATTATGCTTGTAAAGTGTAAGACACTTTGAATTCAATAAAAGTTATGTTTCTGTTTATTGAATATGTTATCATTATAGTTTGTATACAATTATGGTTGTGGATAACATATGATAAATTGAGAATAAATGTTCATCTCAATGAAAGGACAATGTGAAGTTGGAATTGGTGTGTGATGCATGGAAGGGATCATGTCGCTTAATGATGTGTGACCGCCATGATTCGattaattctaattttatcATGGTATTTTAAAGTATATTTTGAACTTGATATAAAAGTGTGCATTATAGTTATTAAATCATAAAGACAATACAAAGgtcaagtgggagaatgtaagaatatttatattcttatgtgACCTATGTATCTATTGGTTTAAAATTAAAGTTCaagttcataatattaaaagctAAGAGGGATTCTAATATTAAAGATGACaccgtgatggatcggttttaattaaagaattagaatcgggtgtattgataaccctcctCTCTTGCctcttaattataataatatataaatgtgtagTATATGTGTGAAGATGTACACGAAATgatatacaaatatatatatatatatatatatatatatatggatttattatatatattacattaatGTATATGTTACGTGCATAAAGAATGTGATGTGACAgtaatatatatacacattaaattttattgatttatgtGCATGATGGTTATATATATTGAATTATAATGACTTATGCGTATATATGCATAAGTAAATAAATTCAATGGATGGTTGTTATTAAATTAATGGTAGTTACTAGACATGCACAAACCAAACCGGCccagcggttaaccgccggttcgggccagccggttcatgaaccggaaccggaaccggcggctTGAACCGTCCGGAGGGTTGCCGGTTAACACGGGCCGGTTCAAGGTCGGCGAattgtgaaccgtgaaccgacggtttgaaccgccggtcaaccgaatttttttaaaaaaattatttataaaaattgatttttatatttaatgggctagaatgttttatgttccactttcgatatgggacaaaatatgttgaagtactttcttttataactacatgtttagagcattcattcatctttttctaatgtgggatacaaaactttcttttgtcttctacttttcttcatgttttgtatgctatatataaacaaaattattattcaaatatattcttgattgataaaaatatagaattattgagaaatatgatttgtatatagaaaatatttatttgtataataattattgttaggtttatacaatttgtataagaattattctgtcaatgtgtataatattatttattagttaacatatacataaatttacaaacataagcaaatcattaatgataaataactaatgaataatagtttatgtaataatatttgttattattacataaactattatgtcctattaagtattgatattttatcttcCAATCAAGGGCCAACCGATTCCTATGAATAGAATAATTTGCTTTGATCATCAACCATTTGGATTTTTGTGATCACTCTAGTGGGAattactatatatattttttctttgtatATATGCGATATGTCcaatattatttatgtatttataaactattatgtcctatattattctataataaatttatgtatttatggtCAAAGAAAATTATTCtatttcattagttatttatgtatatgtttataaaatatcaatacttaatattggacataatagtttatgtaataataacgaatattattacataaattattattcattagttatttatcattaatgatttgcttatgtttataaatttatgtatatgttaactaataaatattattatacacattaaaagaataattcttatacaaattgtataaacctaaccaataattattatacaaataaatattttctatatacaaatcatatttctcaataattctatatttttatcaatcaagaatatatttgaataataattttgtttatatataacatacaaaacatgaagaaaagtagaagacaaaagaaagttttgtatcccacattagaaaaagatgaatgaatgctctaaacatgtagttataaaagaaagaacttcaacatattttgtcccacatcgaaagtggaacataaaacattcaaggatgtctctataaaatagaaacaaccaagaatgagtttgacccacatcaaaagtggaacataaaacattcaatgatgtctctataaaatagaaacaaccaagaatgagtttgtcccacatcgaaagtggaacataaaatattcaaggatgtctctataaaagagaaacaaccaagaatgattttgtcccacatcgaaagtggaacataaaacatacaaggatgtctctataaaagagaaacaaccaagaatgattttgtcccacatcgaaagtggaacataaaacattcaaggatgtctctataaaagagaaacaaccaagaatgattttgtcccacatcgaaagtggaacataaaacattcaaggatgtctctataaaagagaaacaaccaagaattaGTTTGTCCCATGTCGAAAGTggaaaataaaacattcaaagatgtctctataaaagagaaacaaccaagaatggtttcttaaATTCGCAatcccatcaaatatatatgggctattacgaagttcttgtattcatttgtttgtaaaaattgattttaaatataaaaatcaatttttataaataaaaaatatatttttttaatttcggttgaaccgccggttcatgaacctgaaccggcggttcaggccaaaaaccggtggttttgaaccgcctggtgaaccggcggtttttgaaccggaaccggaaccgccgggacccttggcgggccggttccgctTCATGCGTATGATGacccgtgaaccgccggttcatgaaccggaatcGGCGGTTCGGAACTGTTGTGCATGCCTAGTAGTTACTGATGCGAATTGACACACCTTTTGGGAAAGAAATCGGTTGGTCAATTTTGAAGTAATAAATGAATAGTCACATTCATTCCCATGCAGTACGTGTGCATCTATAAAAGGCCTCATGCAGGTAGATGAAAAATACACTCAAAAAAATTTGCATACTCTCGGCAATTGTTTATACACATATATTCTTAcagtatttatatatttaaagtTTCGATTCTTTATTTCTTCAAAAGAATCATCAAAGCTTGAGGCCAAGGAAAGGATAAACAACAATAGCAGCTTAAGGGGAAACATCAAATAGTGGATCCAACCCTACATCAAATTAATAAGCATGGACGGAGGTTGGTGATTCTATCCCCACTTTATAGTATAAAtgttatggttgaattaattcaaatctagaATTAGATTTCATTATCGAAATCATTAAAGTTGAGATATGGCTGACAGTtcttggtatcagagccaatctaGATTTGGTTAATTCACCATTTATGTGTTTTTAAAATCGAAATTTAAATGGTCTTAATTTTCGATTTTGGTTAAATTTGAGATATGGctaacaaacaaaacaaaacctttATTCACCACACTATCAAGATCGTACAAAACACTTAATCCAACTCTCTTTCACAATGAGCAAGACACAATAACCGCAAGATGCTATCTAAAATCCAAAGTGAACAAATGAGGGTGTGACTGAATGaatgtgtgtgtgcgtgttGATTCTTATATATGAATTGATACAACAGAAACAGAGAAAGCACAAGAATGTAACAAACTTCCAGCTTTTAATTCTTGATCGTTGACCTCCAACGGCAAGTCAAAGTTAATGTGACTTTAACTATAACTCCAACGCTCATCACCTTCCGGAGCCAAGCTTTAGTAGATCGAATGCTTCTCAGCTCCACCTTCTCCCTTATACTCTGATTTTATCACATTTACAGGTTATGGGTTATATATTGCTTGAAAAAGGTTTAGACATGGTAAGAATTACATCCTACAAGGAATAGAAGAGATTTAGCTTCACAAAGCAAGTttctttccttccttgaatttctGCCTAATTTCTATCACCTTTTAACTGCTCTGGGCAATGTTcaagatacccacgcgaagaTCTTTCATAGACAAAGAGAATGATATGAATTAAGCACTGATTGGACATCAACATTTTCAGAAAGATTGTCTCGAActaaggctgctgcacatccacatattttgtaccttttctacacatatttcacaaaATAGTCAGaataccaacataatagagaagtagacACAATCACGCATAATAATATACAAAATGTGATCAAAATCATGCACGCCTACCCTccaaaaccatgcaaaatctaAGTATGTCGCTGCA
This sequence is a window from Salvia splendens isolate huo1 chromosome 5, SspV2, whole genome shotgun sequence. Protein-coding genes within it:
- the LOC121803930 gene encoding uncharacterized protein LOC121803930, producing the protein MDGASSNIYASANSVVKFNGQNYGEWSEQIRFSLGVMSLDHAILTEDEPAAITEESSETDKSRYETWERSNRLSLNLMRMTMAESFKPSMPKTESAREFIEKIKECSQSELADKSIVGSLMSELTTRKFDWSQPIHDHVTHMSNLAARLSTLGMEDLKELKAMLVQEEGRLKKMGVQVVNLMGHGGASTSKGKTSKNDKRKDSSLPKGPEKKIQKERKCFFCRETGHFKKDCLKRKAWFESNLNEVPNNTWWLDSGATTHVSHIEQGFSTIQPIKGSEQYLFMGNRMKAQIKGVGTYRLILDT